In Aquimarina sp. TRL1, a single window of DNA contains:
- a CDS encoding metallophosphoesterase, producing the protein MATKTKALGTLSGKVLLFGGVYSNLQALEQLIEIAGKENIPPGNCICTGDIIGYCAQPEEVVKRFREWGANSILGNVEEQLISGAIDCGCDFRKGSKCDHLSRQWYPYAQNQLSEDSITWIRTLPNYISFRYANRKATVVHGSYSYISEFIFESTPWKKKEESFSRSKADMVIAGHSGLPFFQEKKEKLWINPGVIGMPANEGLPRVWCVILEKEIDPFFSFTSYTYDSEFAYQQMKKQNLPMEYANTLKTGFWDNMEILPEREKKLRGKKIFTKG; encoded by the coding sequence ATGGCTACAAAAACAAAAGCGTTAGGAACTCTATCAGGAAAAGTACTTTTATTTGGAGGAGTCTATAGTAATTTACAAGCTTTAGAACAATTGATAGAAATCGCAGGTAAAGAAAACATTCCACCCGGAAACTGTATTTGTACTGGAGATATCATAGGGTATTGCGCACAGCCGGAAGAAGTAGTGAAACGCTTCAGGGAATGGGGAGCGAATAGTATTTTAGGAAACGTAGAAGAGCAATTAATAAGTGGTGCTATCGATTGTGGCTGTGATTTTAGAAAAGGATCTAAATGCGACCATTTGTCCAGGCAGTGGTACCCGTATGCACAAAACCAATTATCAGAAGATTCGATCACATGGATAAGAACATTACCGAATTATATTTCTTTTAGATATGCTAACCGAAAAGCAACCGTAGTTCATGGCAGTTACTCTTATATTTCAGAATTTATTTTTGAATCTACTCCCTGGAAAAAGAAGGAAGAGTCCTTTAGTAGAAGTAAGGCAGATATGGTCATTGCAGGACATTCCGGGTTGCCTTTCTTTCAAGAAAAGAAAGAAAAATTGTGGATAAATCCGGGAGTAATAGGAATGCCCGCTAATGAAGGACTACCCAGAGTTTGGTGTGTGATTTTAGAAAAAGAAATTGACCCTTTTTTTTCTTTTACATCATATACATATGATAGCGAATTTGCATATCAGCAGATGAAAAAACAAAACTTGCCGATGGAGTATGCTAATACCTTGAAAACAGGGTTTTGGGATAATATGGAAATCTTACCAGAAAGAGAAAAAAAGCTGCGTGGAAAAAAAATCTTTACAAAGGGTTAA
- a CDS encoding sodium:solute symporter translates to MFTIMQEVALWQWGLILLSSVLFFWLSPFAKTKTQFFKATYTDEFSSVWKLTGSLIISWIFAKSITNAANLGMSFGLLGGLAYAAYYLSFAVAGILIYRMRKKGGFTSIHHFLVTSFGKGAVYVFSILISIRLFNEVWSNTMVIGTYFGSEGSLPYYSSIVVFTFLTLGYALKGGLSSSIFTDTIQMILFSMLLAVILWSIFRVEEFSVSTVIHSGEWTMEMGGNLLIAALLQSFSYPFHDPVLTDRGFIASPKATLKSFLWASILGGGCIVLFSIVGIYAQHEGMEGQAAVAVSQSFGLVILLMINFIMITSAASTLDSTFSSFSKLMTIDLKLGEGLRFGRLTMVVIALLGTIPVFFGAEILSATTISGTMVIGLSPVFLLWKKDAPKSSFYLSLCCGLFFGLLLVFDAFPNSLVFTKGKYAALLWSNIWGIGSCFIVYFIPIWLQKQKR, encoded by the coding sequence ATGTTCACGATTATGCAGGAAGTCGCTTTATGGCAATGGGGTTTAATTTTGCTATCTAGTGTTTTGTTTTTTTGGTTATCTCCATTTGCCAAAACAAAAACACAATTTTTTAAGGCTACTTATACTGATGAGTTTTCTTCTGTGTGGAAACTAACAGGAAGTCTGATTATTTCATGGATTTTTGCAAAAAGTATTACGAATGCTGCAAATTTAGGAATGAGTTTTGGTTTGCTCGGGGGGCTTGCCTATGCGGCCTATTATCTCTCTTTTGCAGTAGCAGGAATACTCATTTACAGAATGAGAAAAAAAGGAGGCTTCACAAGTATTCATCACTTTTTAGTAACCAGTTTTGGAAAGGGAGCCGTTTATGTCTTTTCGATTTTGATTAGTATTCGGTTATTTAATGAAGTTTGGTCAAATACCATGGTGATTGGTACTTATTTTGGAAGTGAAGGAAGCTTACCGTATTATAGCTCGATTGTTGTCTTTACATTTTTAACACTGGGTTATGCCTTAAAAGGAGGCTTGAGTAGTTCTATATTTACTGATACCATACAGATGATTCTTTTTTCTATGCTACTGGCAGTAATTTTATGGAGTATTTTCAGAGTAGAAGAATTTTCTGTTTCTACTGTGATACACTCAGGGGAATGGACAATGGAGATGGGAGGGAATTTATTAATTGCAGCATTATTACAATCATTTAGCTACCCCTTTCATGATCCGGTATTAACAGACAGGGGATTTATAGCTTCTCCAAAAGCTACATTAAAAAGTTTTCTTTGGGCAAGTATTCTAGGAGGAGGATGTATCGTCCTTTTTAGTATTGTAGGTATTTATGCACAGCATGAAGGAATGGAAGGGCAAGCAGCTGTTGCTGTGAGTCAATCTTTTGGTCTGGTGATTCTACTGATGATTAATTTTATAATGATTACTTCAGCAGCTTCTACGTTGGATTCTACTTTTTCGTCTTTTTCAAAACTAATGACGATTGATTTAAAATTAGGAGAAGGGCTTCGGTTCGGAAGATTAACCATGGTTGTGATTGCCCTTTTAGGAACCATTCCTGTTTTTTTTGGAGCAGAAATATTATCAGCCACAACGATTAGTGGAACCATGGTTATCGGTCTTTCTCCGGTTTTTTTACTTTGGAAAAAAGATGCTCCTAAAAGCAGTTTTTATCTTTCGCTCTGTTGCGGATTGTTTTTTGGATTATTATTAGTATTTGATGCTTTCCCCAATAGTTTAGTGTTTACAAAAGGAAAATATGCAGCTCTTTTATGGAGTAACATCTGGGGAATAGGAAGCTGCTTTATCGTTTATTTTATACCCATATGGCTACAAAAACAAAAGCGTTAG
- a CDS encoding SusD/RagB family nutrient-binding outer membrane lipoprotein, translated as MKIIYSVIIGMLLLGCTKDFEEINTNPNTPVDVHPSLLLRQVIYNYGEEMSYEGFVAGNLLGQYLTAIDFNLFDRHALSSPQLGGNPWSILYTNLRDNEVILRKSQTEETLAVYEGPALIFKAYMTMTLTDLYGDVPYTEAFIGDQGITTPRYDEQSSIYLDEGGILDNLRKGIEVITNYQGTIKLEGDVLYEGVLYNWVKFANSLRIKALMRISGKEAVGSELAAIFAEGNFIQTNEENAVFNFSDEAPNNFRLARLRAGDFNNFVMSETIEEVLTGLNDSRIKTLFRPLSNTEEESYHGLINGIDASQTPITVSDYSFAGTVFRENTGELFANYMTAWETSFLLAEAAEKGLINADAESLYESGVTMAFDYWNVPLPVTYLSSEALYDPTKGVEQIITQKWIANMINGYEGWIEYRRTGYPALKPVAASLNNNLIPVRMPYPAEEATLNSANYEMAATATNGNSINMPVWWDQ; from the coding sequence ATGAAAATAATATATAGTGTCATTATTGGAATGTTGTTGTTGGGGTGTACCAAGGATTTTGAAGAAATTAATACCAATCCTAATACACCTGTTGATGTTCATCCGAGTTTATTGCTACGGCAAGTTATCTATAACTATGGCGAAGAGATGTCGTATGAAGGATTTGTAGCGGGGAATTTATTAGGACAATATCTAACTGCTATAGACTTTAACCTGTTTGATAGGCATGCGTTGAGTTCTCCCCAACTGGGAGGAAATCCCTGGTCTATTCTGTATACCAACCTTAGAGATAATGAAGTTATTCTCCGTAAGTCCCAAACAGAAGAAACCCTGGCAGTGTATGAAGGACCTGCGCTGATTTTTAAGGCATATATGACCATGACATTAACAGATTTATACGGAGATGTTCCATATACGGAAGCTTTTATAGGAGATCAGGGGATAACTACCCCTAGATATGATGAACAATCAAGTATATATCTGGATGAAGGCGGGATTTTGGATAATCTGAGAAAAGGAATAGAAGTGATTACAAACTATCAGGGGACTATAAAATTGGAAGGAGATGTATTGTATGAAGGAGTGTTATATAACTGGGTGAAATTTGCAAACTCTCTTCGAATTAAAGCATTGATGCGTATTTCAGGAAAAGAAGCTGTAGGGAGTGAATTGGCAGCTATTTTTGCAGAAGGAAATTTTATCCAAACAAATGAAGAGAATGCGGTTTTTAATTTTTCAGATGAAGCTCCTAATAATTTTAGATTAGCGCGTCTTAGAGCAGGAGATTTTAATAATTTCGTGATGTCAGAAACTATCGAAGAAGTTTTAACTGGCTTAAATGATTCGAGAATCAAGACATTGTTTCGCCCATTATCGAATACAGAAGAAGAATCGTATCATGGTTTGATTAATGGTATTGACGCTTCTCAAACACCAATAACAGTGTCTGATTATTCATTTGCAGGAACTGTATTTAGAGAAAATACAGGCGAGTTGTTTGCTAATTATATGACAGCCTGGGAGACCTCTTTTCTTTTGGCGGAAGCAGCAGAAAAAGGACTTATTAATGCAGATGCAGAATCGCTATATGAATCTGGAGTTACAATGGCATTTGATTATTGGAATGTGCCACTGCCGGTAACATATTTATCATCAGAAGCATTATATGATCCGACCAAAGGGGTAGAACAGATTATTACCCAAAAATGGATAGCTAATATGATTAATGGATATGAAGGGTGGATTGAGTATAGAAGAACCGGGTATCCTGCTTTAAAGCCGGTGGCAGCAAGCTTAAATAATAATTTGATTCCTGTAAGAATGCCGTACCCGGCAGAAGAAGCAACATTAAACTCAGCGAATTATGAGATGGCAGCAACAGCAACCAATGGCAATAGTATTAATATGCCAGTTTGGTGGGATCAATAA
- a CDS encoding SusC/RagA family TonB-linked outer membrane protein, protein MKQFIIGAFLCFTTWGFAQTTVTGRITTVTGTPLPYANILEKNTSNGSISDEEGNYRITLKTKVPVLLFSSLGYKKQEVLVQNKKVINLIMQEDSEGLEEVVVTALNKKREAKELGYAVQRIGATQIENVKSVNFLDNLAGKLAGVSITPGGATGVGSSSKITIRGEQSFSNNNPLFIVDGTPINNSTVFNTTNEAAAGFQEVDFGNGAMDINPDDIASVSVLKGPSAAALYGTRASNGVVIINTKDGSKQKGIGISLTSSLFIDSAFQLPKFQNQYGQGNSGQFEYVDGLGGGVNDNITYSWGPALHQGIRIPQFDSPVTLPDGTVVRGGDTSLYTGLPITATPFVAHPNNLRNFYETGVTTINNIAFANATETGNYRLSFTDLQSESIIPGVNFDRKTLATRLRFLPTDKTTVTASVNYMNSQSDNRPSNGYGSENVNYSLVAWGPRSLDINSLRRYWQPGLEGIQQYSFNYTFFDNPYFILFENRNSFNRDRVFGTIAIKQQLSKHLSITLRSGMDYSNEKRRFLRNFSTNRFRNGAYAEHDVTYREVNTDFLLNYTRKLGTFDIDVSFGGNRLDQKAKTIQTQTIQLAQPGVFSFNNAAAPIESFDFESRKRINSLYGLIKIGFEDLIYIDITGRNDWSSSLATPFSTDNTSFFYPSISSSLILSNLVSLPETISFAKIRASIAQVGNDTDPYQTSGAFVAGTTVNAQPTFSNQNFIPNPNLVPEKTTSYELGTDIRFLKDRLGVDFTYYNSITKDQIISLPIPISSGFSQQVVNGGKVRSQGVEMIIRATPIKRQSFKWNTTLNFSKNRSEVVSLPQQEGRVTLAYSRVYDNPDQTVWFQAEEGGRIGDFYGTGYLKNEDGDFVLTADGRFIADNTLKKLGNYTPDFMVGLSNEFSFKNWRASFLLDWRQGGEIVSRTLSLAGVGGQLEETAYRPEAGIVARGVINTGTEANPVYQPNTVAVSPESYYRQFYDRNHEENNVYDASYLKLRQFSIGYSFDMKKGAFGVLDDGATVDISLIGKNLFAISEIPHFDPEQLAVQGQGLVSGVEDMSYATSRSFGIKLGINF, encoded by the coding sequence ATGAAACAATTTATCATTGGAGCATTTCTGTGTTTTACAACATGGGGATTTGCCCAAACGACTGTTACAGGAAGAATAACTACTGTAACAGGAACTCCTTTGCCTTATGCTAATATCTTAGAAAAAAACACCAGTAATGGAAGTATTTCTGATGAAGAAGGGAACTATCGAATTACCTTGAAAACCAAAGTCCCTGTTTTGCTGTTCTCTTCTTTGGGATACAAAAAACAAGAAGTTTTAGTCCAAAACAAAAAAGTGATAAACCTGATCATGCAGGAAGATTCAGAAGGTTTGGAGGAGGTTGTCGTAACAGCCCTAAATAAAAAAAGAGAAGCTAAAGAATTAGGATATGCGGTACAGCGGATTGGTGCCACTCAAATAGAAAATGTAAAATCAGTTAACTTTTTGGATAATCTTGCAGGGAAACTGGCAGGAGTTTCGATTACTCCGGGAGGAGCGACGGGTGTAGGATCTTCTTCTAAAATTACCATTAGGGGAGAACAGTCCTTTTCTAATAATAACCCTCTTTTCATAGTAGATGGAACCCCCATAAACAACAGTACGGTTTTTAATACCACCAATGAGGCTGCTGCAGGATTTCAGGAAGTTGATTTTGGAAATGGCGCTATGGATATTAATCCCGACGATATTGCTTCAGTATCAGTTTTAAAAGGTCCCTCCGCCGCCGCATTGTACGGAACCAGAGCGTCTAATGGAGTTGTGATTATTAATACAAAAGACGGAAGCAAACAAAAAGGAATAGGCATCAGTCTTACTAGTAGTTTGTTCATTGATTCTGCATTTCAGTTGCCAAAGTTTCAAAACCAATATGGGCAAGGAAATTCAGGACAGTTTGAATATGTAGATGGATTAGGTGGAGGAGTCAATGATAATATTACCTATAGTTGGGGACCAGCCTTACACCAGGGAATTCGTATTCCTCAGTTCGATAGCCCGGTTACCCTTCCAGATGGTACGGTCGTCAGAGGAGGAGATACTTCCCTTTATACGGGATTGCCAATAACAGCTACCCCTTTTGTGGCACACCCGAATAATCTTCGGAATTTTTATGAAACGGGAGTAACGACGATTAATAATATTGCTTTTGCAAATGCAACAGAGACAGGGAACTATCGATTGTCGTTTACAGATTTACAAAGTGAGTCGATTATACCAGGGGTGAATTTTGATCGAAAGACGCTAGCGACAAGACTTCGTTTTTTACCTACTGATAAAACTACAGTAACAGCTTCTGTTAATTATATGAATAGCCAAAGTGATAATCGTCCATCCAATGGATATGGATCAGAAAATGTAAATTATTCTTTGGTAGCCTGGGGACCGCGTTCTCTGGATATTAATAGCCTGAGAAGATATTGGCAACCTGGATTAGAAGGAATACAACAGTATTCTTTTAATTATACATTTTTTGATAATCCGTATTTTATTCTATTTGAAAATAGAAATTCATTCAATAGAGATCGCGTATTTGGGACAATAGCTATAAAACAACAATTATCCAAACATCTCAGTATTACGCTTCGGTCAGGAATGGATTACTCTAATGAAAAACGAAGATTTTTGAGGAATTTCAGTACGAATAGATTTAGAAATGGAGCATATGCAGAACATGATGTTACATACAGAGAAGTAAATACAGACTTTCTTCTAAATTACACTCGAAAGTTAGGAACGTTTGATATAGATGTTTCATTTGGAGGAAATCGCTTGGATCAAAAAGCAAAAACAATACAAACGCAAACAATACAACTAGCACAACCGGGCGTTTTTAGCTTTAATAATGCTGCTGCTCCTATAGAAAGTTTTGATTTTGAATCCAGAAAACGAATTAATAGTTTGTATGGCCTGATAAAAATTGGTTTTGAAGACTTGATTTATATTGATATAACCGGAAGAAATGATTGGTCCAGTTCTCTGGCAACTCCATTTTCTACCGATAACACCTCTTTTTTTTATCCCTCGATATCGTCGAGTTTGATATTGAGTAATCTGGTATCATTACCAGAAACTATTTCATTTGCTAAAATCAGAGCAAGTATCGCTCAGGTAGGAAATGATACGGATCCCTATCAAACTTCCGGAGCTTTTGTAGCAGGAACAACTGTAAATGCGCAACCTACTTTTAGTAATCAAAATTTTATTCCCAATCCGAATTTAGTTCCGGAAAAAACCACTTCTTATGAGCTAGGAACAGATATCAGATTTTTAAAAGATCGCCTAGGAGTTGATTTTACATATTATAATTCCATTACAAAAGATCAGATCATTTCGCTTCCTATTCCCATTTCATCAGGATTTAGTCAGCAAGTAGTAAATGGGGGAAAGGTCCGTTCTCAGGGAGTCGAAATGATCATTCGGGCAACGCCAATAAAAAGGCAGAGTTTTAAATGGAACACAACCCTGAATTTTAGTAAAAATAGATCAGAAGTTGTTTCATTGCCCCAGCAGGAAGGACGAGTTACTTTGGCATATTCCAGAGTGTATGATAACCCTGATCAGACAGTATGGTTTCAAGCAGAAGAAGGAGGGCGTATCGGAGATTTTTATGGTACAGGGTATCTAAAAAATGAAGATGGAGATTTTGTATTAACAGCGGATGGAAGGTTTATAGCGGATAATACACTCAAAAAATTAGGGAATTATACCCCTGATTTTATGGTTGGACTTTCTAATGAATTTTCTTTCAAGAATTGGCGGGCGAGTTTCCTTCTGGATTGGAGGCAAGGAGGAGAGATTGTATCCAGAACACTATCTTTAGCTGGCGTTGGGGGACAGCTAGAAGAAACTGCTTATAGACCTGAAGCAGGGATTGTAGCGAGGGGAGTAATCAATACAGGAACAGAAGCAAATCCGGTATACCAGCCTAATACCGTTGCAGTATCGCCCGAAAGTTACTACAGACAATTTTATGATAGGAACCATGAAGAAAATAACGTATACGATGCATCGTATCTAAAACTTCGTCAGTTTTCCATTGGATATTCTTTTGATATGAAAAAGGGAGCCTTTGGGGTATTAGATGATGGAGCAACCGTAGATATATCGTTGATTGGAAAAAACCTATTTGCGATTAGTGAAATCCCTCATTTCGACCCAGAGCAATTGGCAGTACAGGGACAAGGACTTGTGAGTGGAGTGGAAGATATGTCATATGCTACCTCGAGGAGCTTTGGAATAAAGCTGGGAATTAACTTTTAA
- a CDS encoding DUF2064 domain-containing protein → MPVEQERAIILMFANSSSEEIKHKPIQKGKALFEYCTMKTLREIEKSNLPYVIYTEKEQRGDSFEERLVNAIQEIFSQGYQKIITIGNDSPELKATDLVDANRTISEKNIVIGPSMDGGIYLLGIYKTHFQKEIILQLPWKTPNLMPAMIDFFRKKQITLHIKKRLRDIDTISDVKCFSGFFKTFSYSFLQLLSYLLQEELKQFRCMTPLNYIAIIQTGRYNKGSPQLINSFS, encoded by the coding sequence GTGCCGGTAGAACAAGAACGAGCTATTATATTAATGTTTGCGAATTCTTCATCAGAAGAAATCAAGCATAAGCCAATTCAAAAAGGAAAAGCGCTTTTTGAGTATTGCACGATGAAAACGCTTCGGGAAATAGAAAAAAGTAACCTTCCCTATGTTATATATACAGAAAAAGAGCAAAGAGGAGATTCCTTTGAAGAGCGATTAGTAAATGCGATTCAGGAAATTTTTTCTCAGGGGTATCAAAAAATAATAACGATAGGGAATGATAGTCCTGAATTGAAGGCAACAGACCTTGTCGATGCAAATCGAACCATTTCAGAAAAGAACATTGTGATCGGTCCATCTATGGATGGAGGAATTTATCTATTGGGAATTTACAAGACACATTTCCAAAAAGAAATCATCCTGCAATTGCCATGGAAAACACCAAATCTAATGCCGGCAATGATTGATTTTTTTAGAAAAAAACAGATAACATTGCACATTAAGAAAAGGCTTAGAGATATAGATACTATAAGTGATGTAAAATGTTTTAGTGGTTTTTTCAAAACGTTTTCCTACTCTTTTTTGCAACTTCTATCTTACTTATTACAGGAAGAGCTAAAACAGTTTCGCTGTATGACTCCTCTGAATTATATCGCCATTATACAAACAGGACGCTATAATAAAGGATCACCTCAATTGATAAACTCTTTTAGCTGA
- a CDS encoding GH25 family lysozyme: protein MNKLYLLLFCFFVSILSCKKQKTNLNDAPILGIDISHYQGNINWKKIKKDGVSFCYAKATQGTSFVDPKFKTNQKQAKKIGLKHGSYHFFMAGKDPRKQADLFIQTVVSLNEGDMIPMLDLEQEGLEHHISAIQFQKDVLLWLSIVEDKLGIKPIIYTNNPFGNTYLTDSKFASYKLWIAEYQVKTPKTPTTWAENGWTIWQRSERGKVYGIQGKNVDHDIVNKKYSLQDIMYTPDLHSQLSNM from the coding sequence ATGAACAAATTATACCTACTTCTTTTTTGTTTTTTCGTAAGTATCTTATCTTGCAAAAAGCAGAAAACAAACCTTAATGACGCTCCTATTCTTGGTATTGATATTTCTCATTATCAAGGAAACATCAATTGGAAGAAAATAAAGAAAGATGGAGTTTCTTTTTGTTATGCCAAAGCGACACAGGGAACTTCTTTTGTAGACCCAAAATTCAAAACAAATCAGAAACAGGCAAAAAAAATCGGTTTAAAACACGGGTCATATCATTTTTTTATGGCAGGAAAAGACCCTAGAAAACAAGCTGATTTATTTATCCAAACAGTTGTCTCTCTTAATGAAGGAGATATGATTCCTATGCTGGATCTGGAACAAGAAGGTTTAGAGCATCATATTTCTGCTATACAATTCCAAAAAGATGTGCTCTTATGGTTATCAATAGTGGAAGATAAATTAGGAATCAAACCTATCATCTATACTAACAACCCTTTTGGCAATACATACTTAACTGATTCAAAATTCGCTTCTTATAAACTTTGGATTGCAGAATACCAGGTCAAAACTCCAAAAACACCAACAACATGGGCTGAAAATGGCTGGACAATCTGGCAACGTTCTGAAAGAGGAAAAGTTTACGGAATACAAGGAAAAAATGTAGATCACGATATCGTTAACAAAAAATATAGCTTACAAGATATCATGTACACTCCGGATCTTCACAGTCAATTATCCAATATGTAA
- a CDS encoding C1 family peptidase, protein MRNKFTIVLFLWLLIPCIVLGQYQVAYQEVSKEIKPIKNIPCEFSWKAVHTESGMRNFTTPQREQPFQGPCLSYAFNAAIETMYMIEYNETVSLSLSDAYLDMKVFDEDMAVYKTVLESGFKVPEKIPGHYEYTLSDFFPGVDSWFDPVYNNFRTKALNCINEERNFVIAAIDEPPTTYEILDTCGEPVTDFDYLTVSDVIALPFSQVPTVDHLKNIIMTQGPVVLKVTNEETDSGYVLQKFKEYSTSEMTAVSYHAYTLIGWENQTDTTTKWLMKDSWFYGEAKIVDDEDFIELLSSGTIALYRVENIEKNNTASGVSPFVVDTALQCVPVSPLFTLWSVGVHLDYIWIGGKMYSKFFVHSNLPADEWEWEVITPAYTTSEIHGEMMSSLLVSPHENGSVTVRVKARKDDVWTPWKYKTVYLNNGVSGGMH, encoded by the coding sequence ATGAGAAATAAATTTACGATTGTATTGTTTTTGTGGCTTTTGATACCATGTATAGTCTTAGGACAGTATCAGGTAGCATATCAAGAAGTAAGTAAAGAAATAAAACCTATAAAAAATATCCCATGTGAGTTTTCATGGAAGGCAGTTCATACAGAATCAGGGATGAGAAATTTTACAACTCCGCAACGAGAGCAACCTTTTCAAGGACCTTGTTTATCATACGCATTTAATGCAGCCATAGAAACCATGTATATGATCGAATATAATGAGACGGTTTCATTATCTCTTTCAGATGCTTATTTGGATATGAAAGTCTTTGATGAAGATATGGCAGTTTATAAAACAGTGTTGGAATCGGGATTTAAGGTGCCTGAAAAAATCCCGGGACATTATGAGTACACTTTAAGTGATTTTTTTCCAGGAGTAGATTCTTGGTTTGATCCGGTTTATAATAATTTTAGAACAAAAGCCTTAAATTGTATTAATGAAGAAAGAAATTTTGTAATAGCAGCAATTGACGAGCCTCCTACAACATATGAAATACTCGATACTTGTGGGGAACCTGTGACAGATTTTGATTATTTGACAGTTTCAGATGTTATTGCACTTCCGTTTTCACAGGTTCCAACGGTAGATCATCTCAAAAATATTATTATGACCCAGGGACCGGTTGTTCTAAAAGTAACCAATGAAGAAACCGATTCAGGGTATGTGCTGCAAAAGTTTAAGGAGTATAGTACATCAGAAATGACAGCAGTATCGTATCATGCATATACACTTATTGGATGGGAGAATCAAACGGATACCACCACCAAATGGCTTATGAAAGATAGTTGGTTCTATGGAGAAGCAAAGATAGTTGATGACGAAGATTTTATAGAGTTACTTTCTTCAGGGACGATAGCATTATACCGCGTAGAAAATATAGAGAAAAATAACACAGCTTCGGGAGTTTCTCCTTTTGTGGTAGATACAGCATTGCAATGTGTTCCAGTTTCTCCGCTTTTTACTTTGTGGTCTGTGGGGGTACATTTAGATTATATTTGGATTGGAGGAAAAATGTACTCCAAGTTTTTTGTGCATAGCAATCTGCCTGCAGATGAGTGGGAGTGGGAGGTAATTACTCCTGCATATACTACCTCTGAAATACATGGAGAAATGATGAGTAGTCTGTTAGTTAGTCCACATGAGAATGGCAGCGTTACTGTTCGGGTAAAGGCGAGAAAAGATGATGTATGGACTCCGTGGAAATATAAAACTGTCTATTTGAATAATGGAGTATCAGGTGGGATGCATTAG
- a CDS encoding Crp/Fnr family transcriptional regulator — MKTEDIIAKQLRSLIPLDNNELKTFFSMASKKSIKKHDFFCKPGQRISHFYFLETGIARHYYQDKNDKEHTKHFIFGKRFFVASLSDYIEHTPSKLYCQALEDATVYYWDLNKILTIAESNHKWYKLFYVLAGRAFVGKEQKELEYYTLDATQRYINFSKKHKDILNRIPNTQIASYLNISPETLSRLKKKILFE; from the coding sequence ATGAAGACGGAAGACATCATTGCTAAACAACTTAGAAGTTTAATTCCCTTAGATAATAATGAGCTAAAAACATTCTTCTCTATGGCATCCAAAAAAAGTATAAAAAAGCATGATTTTTTCTGTAAACCAGGGCAGCGGATTTCTCACTTTTATTTTCTAGAAACAGGGATTGCCAGACACTACTACCAGGATAAAAATGACAAAGAACACACAAAACATTTTATCTTTGGAAAACGCTTTTTTGTCGCCTCTCTATCAGACTATATAGAGCACACTCCATCCAAATTATATTGTCAGGCGCTGGAAGATGCAACTGTATATTATTGGGATTTAAATAAAATTCTGACCATTGCCGAATCTAATCATAAATGGTACAAACTTTTCTACGTGCTGGCAGGACGAGCTTTTGTTGGAAAAGAGCAAAAAGAATTAGAATATTATACACTAGATGCAACTCAGCGTTATATCAATTTTTCCAAAAAACACAAAGATATTCTCAATCGAATTCCCAATACTCAAATTGCCTCATATCTCAATATTTCTCCGGAAACACTTAGTCGTCTCAAAAAGAAAATTCTGTTTGAGTAA